A stretch of DNA from Cryptomeria japonica chromosome 4, Sugi_1.0, whole genome shotgun sequence:
GTAGAATCTAAATGGTGGTTGAATTCTTGATAGATTCTTTATAGTAGTCAATAATATCATGGATGCTCTATAAAAATATCCGCTAGTTTTCTTTTAGTTTAGTCACTTCTCTTCTAGAAACTATCTATGCACCCTCGAACCAAATTCCTTATTAAAGATTTTTTTGCACCTCCTTAACTATTTATCCTCAATTATCAAATGTGGTTGGAACATTATTcatatttctagtgtattttttttggattcgattgtgtgtatatttttccatctaaaaaaaaatgttttgaatcacactccgtgattcatcatcaggatgaaaagaattcccaagacatgaaagatgttgagttgcagatttgaggcaaaatataaaggggagaggggtgggggaaggcacaagaaacaaggagagaggaaagaaaaaaggaaaagaccacctgaaggatgggagacctaaaaaactccaaggaataaaccacccacagaaaagaaaaaaggaaagcccAGCACCATattcaaaaccactaaaaaacaaaaaagaagaaaagaatatgggataaaaataaaaaactaaaagaataaataaatgattataaataCATAATGGAATAAACACAAAGGCAAAGACCAAAAGACAAAAACCAGAAACAAATAAGAAAAGAGAAAATTACAAATCCAAAAGAATGAGCATATAAAAATAAACACAGGTGGAGGtctaaaaaaatacacacaatcgaatccagaaaaaaatacactagaaatgcaaaatggattgtggaaatctcatagctttaattattcatattctttgaaatTCCTTCATGGAGATACTCTTATGGCAACTCTTGTGCCTTCTTAAACACCTAGGATTCTAGGGCTTTAATTTTTTGTTTAGCTACCTAGAGCAAGGTCAATCGCCTTATATAAATATGCATATGGGTATCTAAATAacttaatatttataattattcaTTACTTACTTTAGTAGGGTGAGATATTGTAGCTCACCCTATGACTTTTTTGTTACACATAGGAACTTTTGATGGGTGTGTATGTATATAGATTGAATAATTGGTGATTACTTTTAAAAGATTAACTGCTTGTTATTGAATCTGTGAATGTTACTCacactatataaatatattttgaagcttgtagATACCTCTAATTTTTAAagaatatttttttgatattagTTAGTAAAACGATAAAATTAAACATGAAGAATCATTATCATTATTAATAGTGTACAATAAGAAAAATTTAATAATTTGTGCTATTGTTGCCTTGATAATTAATATATGATGTTTTTGATAAAGTAAAATAGGTTATGAAgtgccctaaaaccctttacaacaaCTAACAACTACTGACTAAAGATAACCAAACAAGTACCAACAATACTAAACATGACCACTACATAACTCACTCACCTAGATTTGAGAATAGATTTTTCCTCATCTTTTGATAACATCCTCACAAATCATGtctttttattttgaagaatattaACACCTTAGGTTTGAGCACTAACCCAACACCTCTAATGTCTTCATAAATCACTATAACTTTACATGACACAACATGAATGTGTTAATAGGACTAAACTACAAATTATACCTGAAGCATTTTAAAGCATATCTTCTTCCTTTTCTATCACAAATTGCCTCTATCCTTTCTACTTTAATgggtttctacatcatattcccCAACTCTTAGTTCGAAATAGGTAAGAAGGATGTTGACGTAGGTGGTGGACTCTAGCTTGGCACTTGCTAAATACGTTTGCTTCAAAGATTGATtctatatcttttcaataaatcagTTTGGAGCATATAAACAATCTATGATGCAATCTCTCTTTTAGGCAttatgtgaaaaaaaaaattacttgttTTTTTGTATTGGTcaaagatattttatttttttcatatctCAGAGGTGTTCCTGTGACTCACTTGTCCTGTTTCGAGTCAATCCTAGCAAGGTGAGACTAATCTTTTGGGTCATGTGTTAAACCCACAAACCCCAACTCACTTGTGACCTTGTTATCCAGTCAGTTCAAGCAAGGTGAGACTAATCCTCTGGTTCACCTGTTAAACCCACAGACCCCACCTGGGGTAAACTAGCTCTTTCAGTCGCAATGACGTTTGAACCTGCTTCAATTGTCCATGTCTTTCAACAGTTCAACCAACTGATCTACACTCCAGAGTTCCTCAAAAACATTTTTAATTACCACATGTGACAAACTTCTATGAATGTTCGGACCTTCATTGGAAGCTCTTATTTGGATAGACATTTACAAAGGTGAAGTGATTAGATTGGAACCATATTGATTGCATTTGATAAAAGAGCGCAAAATGCTTCGTGAGGAAACCCATGCCTTCAATAAGCTATAACAATGACTTCTCGAGTCATCTAATTCTTTCATGTCGTCTAAGACTTTGCGAGCACCTCGCAAAAATCCCGCACTTGACATAGATGTCTACGAGGAGAGTTGCAACAACCTTCGCAAACCTTTTTTCCTTTCCTCTCGTCTCTTCATAAAATTCCTATCTGACAGATTTCACGACAACAGATTTTGAAGCATGTGATTTCACACAAGAGTGTTGAAAAAATTTTCGAAATCTGACAACGAAATTGTGTGTTCTAGTACCCACCATGTAATGCGTATACGACAAACTTCATCGATCCTGTACTCTTGGCCTACATGGTAGGCCCAAACTACTGGCAAGAAACTTGTAAGATGTCAACTTTATAAATCGACATTCTTCACAAAATAATCCTTTGGGTTAGAtttttgggaataaatagaaataaaattttatatatatctatatttttttaataaaaaatagagTTTAACAAGCATGCGCAGTGATAagcttttaaaaataatgttcaatgTACAGATTTAGTTAATTGAAAGTAGAGAAATGTAAATCTACATGTAATTCATAATAGTACaggaataaatttaaaaaattatcaaaattgaaaagaaggatttTAAGAAAAAGTAGATGTTTTTAATATAAATAGAAATATGAttctattcaaaaaaaaaaattcacatgatTACTTGAGATTGTGGACTTTGTGATCATATAAGAtttctcaataattatttcctccaaCGCTTTTATTTTTATTAATCCAATCTAGCTTCCTCTCAATAGAGAGAGACTTTCTGTTTTTACTGAGTAATAAATGAAATGAGGAATTAAAGTGTTTTTCTCAATATATACATAGAATTTAGAATTTTGAAGGAATACAAGCTCTTAGTAAAAGAAATCATACAAGCACTAAAATCATTTAATAGTAGGAATTATATTCACTTTTCTGGCCACCAAAAAGGTCTGGTGAGATTAGGCGTAGAATGAAGTTGGGGTGGGATTCAATAGCGTTTAATTGATCAACTAGGAGGTTCATGTATATTATCCAACTACCATCTCCATAAGGGCTAGGGCTTGGCATAACATAACCTGGAGAATAAGGTAAATAGTAACTTGCTAAACTAGGTTTTCCCCATCCATGATCCACCTCATACAAGGGAAAACGAAGCCCGGAAGATATCACAATGGAAGGCTCATCTTTGTTTGCATATATCCTTGGAAAAACTAATGATGGTTTTGATATCTCAATAAAATCCACTAAGCTTCGAAAACACTCTTCATTTGCTGCACTATGTATCGCATCATGAATTAACTTTGTACTCCAAGAAAGCGGCTCCTCCTTGATGTCCTTAGCTCTAGCACTAGCAAAAGGAACTAATATAGCATTTCCAAAGTAGTTAGCGGGCATTCCCATCTTCTTTAAATGAGGACGCCCATCTACAGCAATGCCAATATTGCAATTTATTGTGTCCTCAATCCTTTGGCCTTGAATTAGCAGTTTCCAAAAATGAGCAGAAAAGACCTCTAATTTGGTATAACTGTTGCCATTCTGGTTTGCACCGAGTTGGAGCTTTTCTATATCTTTGGCACTGAGGTAATAGATTCTACTTGCTAGAGCAGGCTGAGGGATTTGCATTTTGGATTGTGGTAAAGGCTGCACCTTCATATACATTTTGTCTATTTCAGAACAATAATTTAGGGGATCTCTAGGAACTAAAATGGAGCGTGTAAAGCTTGGAGTTCTCCATTCAATTGGCTCATTTCTAGAAAGATTGGCCCAACATGTGAAAAACAAGTTGGCAGAGAATGAATCTGCAATCCTGTGATCGAAAGTAGAGCTCACAACTATCCTTCCACAAGTAAACTGTGTTACCTGCCAATGCCAAACAGTTAATGGATCataattttaataaaatcattgtgagaatattaaaaataattatttaattatttctttttcaTTTCAATGATAAATTTTTTAATGTTATTCAAAATATTAATGAAAAAGAATTATTCGAATGTATGGTACTGAAGTAGGTAATTTATTAAATCAGAAACCATAATAATTCTTCTCTCAATAGTTTAtttgtttatgtttttatttttcaatttcatatAAGCTCTATAACTTACTATAttagaattaaaaataaaacaatttttaattTAACTTCTATAACTTGTATAATTGTAATTACCTGAACAGCAAAAACTGGAGTGCCATTTCCTTGAGAGTCACTTACAAGGTGAGGAACAAGCTTTCCCTCAACAGCTGCAATGGGATTGCAGAACTCCACTTGAACAAGACAAGCATCAGCATAAGCTTCTGAAAATTCAGCCCCTTTGTTATTGCAAACCATCTGCAAGTCCCCAACACCATGGCTGACCAATCTTCCAGCAAAAGCATAGCAAGACACAAATGCTCTAGACAAAGAACTTTTGAGATTTGATAGAACAGATGCAAAACTAGTTTGGGAAGGCTTCTCATAACAGAAAAAAGTATACACGCAAATAGGAGGAATAGTGAGATCCATATTGCTTAATGGTAGAACATGCTCTTGAATTACAATAGCAGGTAATACAACTTCTCTTTTCACTACCTCCACATTATAATCCTTTAAAATGGCCATCTCAGCTCAAAGATGATGCAAACTACTGCAAGCATGTTTTTTCTTATATAGAAAAATTACTCACGTAGACAATTAATGAGTAGAGATAACGATAACTCTAAGCTCACCACAGAGATTCTTTGACTATTTTGGCTTTTATCTAGATGATACTTTGAAATGTGAAAGCAAGAGTCGTTGAGATATTAAATTAGTTTTGGTTAGGTTGTAATCGTGGAGACATTTAATGTCTTTCAGATAAATGCTGTAGAATAAAACATCGTAATTTATTGGCGTGGTCACTTTTATGATGCCTATCAGGAGCCAAACAGTGCTTAAGTTAATCATCACGTCGTAAGGATTTCTCCTCCTACATTAAAGAAGTGGCGTAAAATAATTTGTTCAACATTTCGTTTAAGTATCTCAATACTTTATATTAAATAAAGATTtcatttattttgtaattattgattTTAGATTGATTTTTAAATAATAGTTTTACAGTAATTATAAGTATCTATTTATAAGAACATTTTTTTCTTACTAATTAAATAGTTGAAAGGGCTAgcttctattatatatatatataagccagTTAATCTTTAACAATAATTATATTTTAACCCCAACCATTATTTAACTTTAAcccttaccctaatttcaatatttttctTATAGTCTTAATtttaccctaatcctaattgaattctagtATAATTCAACTCTAACCTTAGTAGAACCATAATTTTACATTAAAACCTTAATTGCACAATAACTCTAATCACCCTCTAACTATAATTCTAGCCCTAATTACATTGTAACCATAATTCTATATTTCTTCAAACCTTAatctaatttaaccctaaccctagtgaATTTTGAACCCAACCCTATTGAAACCCTAACATTATTTACCCTAATCCATACCCTAACATATCTTCAATTGTAGTTTTAATCTTGACCCTTATTATCTCTTTCTGTTAATTTGCCAATTGTTATATAGAAATTATATTATAGCAATCTCGttattttgatatgttttttaaaTATTTGTACATAATCTTCAtagaaatgatttttttattttttaaaaacaaaaaagataaataaatcaaactaaataattttaaaaatgcaatagaatcctaaccctaatcctaaccttaacctaatTTATTGATTAAATTATATGATTAATTTTATCCTAACCCTAATTGAGTCTTAATGTAATTCAACATAAACTTTAGTTTTCTAATTTAACCCTAATCCAATGCCATGATATACTAAGCACTCAGCAAAACGACGAAAAGGAGGCATAAGACACGTCAAGTATTTCTATTTCGCCAAAATCAAATCTCACTAAATAAAGTATATCGAAAAATGAAGTAAGGTGTATGCAGATTTCGTTATTTCACAGGCCTCATCGCTATTTCACAGGCCTCATGACACACCAATACATGGTGCGATAATGAAAAAATCTCACTTCTCGCATTGGGGGGGGCGACGGGCCATATATTTTTTTAGGCGGCACTTTGGTTCTTATCAGCAGCACCTCACCCGTATTGGGGTGGCGACGGGCCATATAACTTCCGCATTGGGGGGCGACGGGCCATATATTTTTTTAGGCGGCACTTAGATGCTTATCAGCAGCACCTCACCCGCATTGGGGCTCGCATTGGGGGGGTGCGACGGGCCATATAACTTTTTAGGTGGCACTTTGGTGCTTATCAGCAGCACCTCACCTATAGGAGGCATCATATTAAGATATTTGCGAAATAGCAATTTTATGTGAACGATGAATTATGGCATCCTCATTTCGCGGGTTCCACAACCTTTATATTTGGCAAGTAGTGAAATGGCGATAAAAAAGGGCAAGTCTAATGTTAATCCTAATTTTAGTgaatttttaatcttaattttattgagactctaatcataatttaaccctaatctATATCCTAAACATATTTCTCATTGTTATTTTAACATTGACCTTGATTCTCTCTTTTGTGAATTGGTGAATTGTTATATAGAATTATATTTTGTCAATCtcattattttgatatcttttaaaaatatttatacataatcttcatacaaatgattttttaaaatctttgaaaacaaaaaatttaattaaaaataaaactaaataattttagaaatgcaatataaccttaaccctaatcttaacccaATTTATTTATAAAACTATATTGTTAAACATAACCTTAATACTAATTGTAACCATGAACTAAGAAATTTATTTCTTAATGGAAAA
This window harbors:
- the LOC131028068 gene encoding coniferyl alcohol acyltransferase gives rise to the protein MAILKDYNVEVVKREVVLPAIVIQEHVLPLSNMDLTIPPICVYTFFCYEKPSQTSFASVLSNLKSSLSRAFVSCYAFAGRLVSHGVGDLQMVCNNKGAEFSEAYADACLVQVEFCNPIAAVEGKLVPHLVSDSQGNGTPVFAVQVTQFTCGRIVVSSTFDHRIADSFSANLFFTCWANLSRNEPIEWRTPSFTRSILVPRDPLNYCSEIDKMYMKVQPLPQSKMQIPQPALASRIYYLSAKDIEKLQLGANQNGNSYTKLEVFSAHFWKLLIQGQRIEDTINCNIGIAVDGRPHLKKMGMPANYFGNAILVPFASARAKDIKEEPLSWSTKLIHDAIHSAANEECFRSLVDFIEISKPSLVFPRIYANKDEPSIVISSGLRFPLYEVDHGWGKPSLASYYLPYSPGYVMPSPSPYGDGSWIIYMNLLVDQLNAIESHPNFILRLISPDLFGGQKSEYNSYY